Proteins encoded within one genomic window of Lysinibacillus louembei:
- a CDS encoding helix-turn-helix domain-containing protein — protein sequence MATPISLKDVRQYMIQHHHQPLSIEYLAEIAGLSASYFSEAFKKAYGQSAMDYLTELRIGHAKQLLRDGDLLLRDIAKKVGYNDEFYFSRKFKKEVGVSPSAYSKIARQRVSTFSVAITGDLLALGITPVAAPLNAKWSPYYYNHYQEKVPVHLTIFDEESEGNFRKLAEAKPDIHLFQKELAPAMINWLEEIGVQNMQIQANNWQEQLLEIAHIVNRQKEYMCIIHSYEQKVVQARQAIQQAVGNDVFAVLRLCEDHLYCYCNQGIQDVLFTDLQLQPIDAQKKTCNEQITLEQLLAINPDRLLFIICPDAATRHYWLTLQYNDSWKKLKAVHNGHVDVLPSNPWFEYSAIAIHRMLDEALLILTGKNPNPFPDFVHGILSNAEL from the coding sequence ATGGCAACGCCAATATCATTAAAAGATGTTCGACAATATATGATTCAGCACCACCATCAGCCCTTATCCATTGAATATTTAGCGGAAATTGCTGGCTTAAGTGCTAGTTATTTTAGTGAGGCATTTAAAAAGGCTTATGGGCAAAGCGCTATGGACTATTTGACAGAGCTACGTATTGGACATGCAAAACAGCTATTACGAGATGGCGATTTATTACTGCGAGACATTGCTAAAAAGGTTGGCTATAATGACGAATTTTATTTTAGTCGCAAGTTTAAAAAAGAGGTTGGTGTTTCCCCCTCTGCTTATAGCAAAATAGCTCGTCAACGTGTTTCCACATTTTCTGTCGCTATTACAGGAGATTTATTAGCGCTCGGTATTACACCTGTTGCTGCACCGTTAAATGCAAAGTGGAGCCCTTATTATTACAATCATTATCAAGAGAAAGTGCCTGTGCATTTAACGATTTTTGATGAGGAGTCAGAGGGCAACTTTAGAAAGCTTGCAGAAGCTAAGCCAGATATCCATCTTTTTCAGAAGGAGCTGGCCCCTGCAATGATCAATTGGCTAGAGGAAATTGGTGTGCAAAATATGCAGATTCAAGCTAACAATTGGCAGGAACAGCTATTAGAAATTGCTCATATTGTGAATCGACAAAAGGAATATATGTGCATTATTCACAGCTACGAGCAAAAAGTAGTGCAAGCGAGACAAGCTATACAACAGGCAGTAGGTAATGATGTTTTTGCAGTTCTTCGATTATGTGAGGATCATTTATACTGCTATTGCAATCAAGGGATACAGGATGTTCTTTTTACTGATTTACAGCTTCAGCCAATTGATGCACAAAAGAAAACATGTAATGAGCAAATAACGCTTGAGCAGCTACTCGCTATCAACCCCGACCGTTTATTGTTTATTATTTGCCCTGATGCAGCTACACGGCATTATTGGCTTACATTACAATACAATGATAGCTGGAAAAAATTAAAGGCTGTGCACAATGGACATGTTGATGTATTACCATCCAATCCTTGGTTTGAGTATTCAGCAATTGCTATTCATCGAATGCTTGATGAAGCATTATTAATACTAACAGGGAAAAATCCAAATCCTTTCCCTGATTTTGTCCATGGTATCCTATCCAATGCTGAATTATAA
- a CDS encoding ABC transporter substrate-binding protein — protein MNKRMYIFTLLLLTISVLAACNAQSEKTEAAPPTSAEGAVYPLTVQDELGHDVTLPAKPTRIFAPILEDSLLAVGVKPVVQWSNGVNPPLYLQDELDGVPEISFANGAPSPEALMSYKPDLIILNNSFYVENGTYEQYAKIAPTYVFNNASSDIAGTIQVMGQLLDKQDTAKQAVQDYQQKVDAAKEQLTAVTANKKVALIRFNAKGMFFMTDEYFSGYVLTHELGFTLSDFVKNGAFEVSLEILPELDADYIFLINDGNLGDEFLKELKDSPIWQSTAAFKNGQVYETWDDHWLNGGLHAHEKVIDDVLEYLVP, from the coding sequence ATGAACAAACGAATGTATATATTCACACTTTTGTTGCTAACGATTAGTGTGTTAGCAGCCTGTAACGCACAATCAGAAAAAACAGAAGCAGCACCACCAACATCAGCAGAAGGCGCTGTTTATCCGTTAACAGTACAGGATGAGCTTGGGCATGATGTCACACTGCCAGCAAAGCCTACAAGAATATTTGCACCTATTTTAGAGGATTCTTTGCTCGCTGTAGGTGTCAAACCTGTTGTGCAATGGTCAAATGGAGTAAACCCACCGCTTTATTTACAGGATGAACTGGACGGTGTACCTGAAATTAGCTTTGCGAATGGAGCACCGTCTCCTGAAGCACTTATGTCTTATAAACCAGATTTAATTATTTTAAACAACTCATTTTATGTGGAAAATGGCACATATGAGCAATATGCTAAAATTGCCCCTACCTATGTATTTAACAATGCTTCTAGCGACATAGCTGGGACGATTCAAGTAATGGGGCAGCTGTTAGATAAGCAAGATACAGCGAAGCAAGCTGTGCAGGACTATCAACAAAAAGTCGATGCAGCAAAGGAGCAGCTAACTGCTGTAACTGCGAATAAAAAAGTAGCATTAATTCGCTTTAACGCAAAAGGAATGTTTTTTATGACAGATGAATATTTTAGCGGCTATGTGTTAACACATGAACTAGGCTTTACTTTAAGCGATTTCGTAAAAAATGGAGCTTTCGAGGTTTCATTAGAAATTTTACCTGAGCTAGATGCTGACTATATTTTCTTAATTAACGATGGCAATTTAGGGGATGAATTTTTAAAAGAGCTCAAGGACAGCCCTATTTGGCAAAGTACAGCGGCATTCAAAAATGGACAAGTGTATGAAACTTGGGATGACCATTGGCTCAACGGTGGGCTTCATGCACATGAAAAGGTAATTGACGATGTATTGGAGTATTTAGTGCCATGA
- a CDS encoding AraC family transcriptional regulator: protein MDYKTHMLLWENAYVKIKKMEYVSNSVKASKRIMPHSAFLIIVKGEMELCIGQIPYHITRFSIFHIGKSEQLQYKAASTVSYYMIYYQGDVMYVDALLQHLYIKCRPFHTTFSCIPNNPVAIESLVQNMYSKWQEDSSPNHLFAKGSFYELVAQIFQELATGKAIVHEVDLAESAKIYIEKNINQQITVQKLADFLNISTRHLLRIFKERYGEGPQNYLQQYRLMLAQKYLQGTSLSIKEISLAIGYEDEYYFSRMFKKQLHITPSEYRLKYPVNMSDKSINNENHFQYNDNQLMQAKLFENGSNTFMLKKLATPFLFSLILLLAACGADATEKSEDTAKEEATTRVITDDAGREVEIPIKPERVVTDWYLGQMLALDVVPVGAVVANLDYAAFLKQYYKEGEITNIGTDGSASLEKILELKPDLIITWNAEDVEKFEKIAPTIVFSESAHQSAVDEVKAMGEYLGRQAEAEKFAQDFEKRIAAAREKIYAAIPEDATFTIFDVFEKNATVVANNSVSGGRALYQVLGMKPQEKVQELFDTKESNNGRYDISYEVVGDYVGDYVFVINFFNPEENFPATWTNLDVVKNNETLNLAPEYYFASDPLSALHQAEEMAETIVQAAKSAQ, encoded by the coding sequence ATGGATTATAAAACGCATATGCTGTTATGGGAGAATGCCTATGTAAAAATAAAGAAGATGGAGTATGTCAGCAATTCAGTAAAAGCTAGTAAGCGCATTATGCCACATAGTGCCTTTCTCATCATTGTGAAAGGGGAGATGGAGCTTTGTATTGGTCAAATTCCGTATCATATAACGCGTTTTAGTATATTTCACATAGGGAAATCAGAGCAACTGCAATATAAAGCAGCAAGCACTGTAAGCTATTACATGATTTATTATCAAGGTGATGTGATGTATGTGGATGCCTTACTTCAGCATTTATATATAAAATGTAGGCCTTTTCATACAACCTTTTCATGTATACCAAATAATCCAGTGGCAATTGAATCTTTAGTACAAAATATGTATAGCAAATGGCAGGAGGATTCCTCTCCAAATCATTTATTTGCCAAAGGAAGCTTTTATGAATTAGTTGCGCAAATTTTTCAGGAGCTAGCAACAGGAAAAGCTATAGTGCATGAGGTGGATTTAGCCGAGAGCGCTAAAATATATATAGAAAAAAATATAAATCAGCAAATAACAGTACAAAAGCTAGCTGATTTTTTAAATATTAGTACGCGTCATTTGCTGCGTATTTTTAAAGAGCGTTATGGAGAGGGACCGCAAAATTACTTACAGCAATATCGTTTGATGCTAGCACAGAAGTATTTGCAAGGTACCTCTTTAAGCATTAAAGAAATTTCATTGGCAATTGGCTATGAGGATGAATATTACTTTAGCCGAATGTTTAAAAAACAGCTACATATAACACCGAGTGAATACAGACTGAAATATCCAGTTAATATGTCCGATAAGTCTATTAATAATGAGAATCATTTTCAATATAATGATAATCAGCTTATGCAAGCTAAATTATTTGAGAATGGGAGCAATACGTTCATGTTAAAAAAATTAGCAACACCATTTTTATTCAGCTTAATTTTACTGTTAGCTGCCTGCGGAGCAGATGCAACAGAAAAATCAGAAGATACAGCGAAGGAAGAAGCGACAACAAGAGTAATTACAGATGATGCAGGGCGTGAAGTAGAAATACCAATTAAGCCAGAGCGAGTTGTGACAGATTGGTATTTAGGGCAAATGCTTGCGTTGGATGTTGTGCCAGTTGGTGCCGTTGTAGCGAATTTAGATTATGCCGCTTTTTTAAAGCAATATTATAAAGAGGGAGAAATTACGAATATCGGGACAGATGGCAGTGCTTCATTAGAAAAAATATTAGAGCTAAAGCCAGATTTAATTATTACATGGAATGCAGAGGATGTAGAAAAGTTTGAAAAAATTGCACCGACAATTGTCTTTTCTGAATCAGCCCATCAGTCGGCGGTAGATGAAGTGAAGGCAATGGGGGAATATTTAGGTCGCCAAGCTGAAGCAGAAAAGTTTGCGCAGGACTTTGAAAAGCGTATAGCAGCTGCTCGTGAAAAAATTTATGCGGCTATTCCTGAAGATGCAACATTTACGATTTTTGATGTATTTGAGAAAAATGCCACAGTTGTAGCGAATAATAGCGTATCGGGTGGACGTGCATTGTATCAAGTATTGGGCATGAAGCCACAGGAAAAAGTACAGGAGTTATTTGATACGAAGGAATCAAATAATGGTCGTTATGATATTTCCTACGAGGTAGTGGGTGACTATGTAGGAGATTACGTCTTTGTCATTAATTTCTTCAATCCAGAGGAGAATTTTCCTGCAACTTGGACGAATTTAGATGTAGTGAAAAATAATGAAACGCTTAATCTAGCGCCAGAATATTATTTTGCTTCTGACCCGCTTTCTGCATTGCATCAAGCAGAGGAAATGGCAGAAACGATTGTGCAAGCAGCAAAATCAGCGCAATAA
- a CDS encoding ABC transporter ATP-binding protein, with protein sequence MLLKRFFSYYKPYKGLFILDFSCAILVALIELAFPLVLNKVIDDILPDGELKWILMVSLLLFGLYILNSIFHFIVSYWGHMLGINIETDMRKEAFSHVQKLSFRYFDNNKTGHLVSRLTNDLMDIGELAHHGPEDLFIAVMTIIGAFSVMFYIDPTFTILIFVLVPIILVLTIIFGKLMSKAFTRMFGDIADFNARVENNVSGIRVVQAFTNEAHEIQRFKVNNERFRMTKLFSYKVMAWNEAISGILTKVLSLFTLFLGAYYVLNGHLTSGEFVAFILLSGILLNPIHKINMFIESYPKGMAGFKRYIDFIETEPEIADRVNAKEVNHVEGEVIFDNVSFGYTEDKRALHNINLTVRPGETVALVGPSGAGKSTICSLLPRFYEVNEGSIKIDGIDIRDIKLHSLRSHIGIVQQDVFLFDGTIRENIAYGNLNASEEDIWHAAKRAQLEEVIRALPEGMDTLIGERGVKLSGGQKQRLSIARIFLKNPKILILDEATSALDTETEKAIQEALNELAVGRTTLVIAHRLATIKDADRIVVVSKKGIVEEGTHEELMNSQKVYYGLYTAQFGLQL encoded by the coding sequence GTGCTATTAAAGCGATTTTTCTCTTACTACAAGCCTTATAAAGGGCTATTTATACTTGATTTTTCATGTGCTATTTTAGTTGCACTTATTGAGTTAGCTTTTCCGTTAGTTTTAAACAAGGTCATTGATGATATTTTACCTGATGGTGAATTGAAATGGATTTTAATGGTCAGTCTATTGTTATTTGGCTTATATATTTTAAATTCAATTTTCCATTTCATCGTTTCTTATTGGGGACATATGCTTGGAATTAATATTGAAACAGATATGCGTAAAGAAGCGTTTAGCCATGTACAAAAGCTATCGTTCCGCTATTTTGATAATAATAAAACAGGGCATCTTGTGTCGCGCTTAACAAATGACTTAATGGATATTGGAGAGCTTGCACATCATGGACCAGAGGATTTGTTCATTGCAGTCATGACGATTATTGGAGCATTTAGTGTCATGTTTTATATTGATCCTACCTTCACGATTTTAATATTCGTCCTTGTACCAATTATTTTAGTTTTGACAATTATTTTCGGAAAGCTAATGTCAAAAGCCTTTACCAGAATGTTCGGGGATATCGCAGATTTTAATGCACGTGTAGAGAATAACGTAAGCGGTATTCGTGTCGTACAAGCTTTCACAAATGAAGCACATGAAATTCAACGCTTTAAAGTAAATAATGAGCGATTCCGCATGACGAAGCTATTTTCTTATAAGGTAATGGCTTGGAATGAGGCGATTTCAGGTATTTTAACAAAAGTATTATCACTGTTCACACTGTTTTTAGGTGCATATTACGTTTTAAATGGTCATTTAACGAGCGGTGAGTTTGTCGCATTTATTTTACTGTCAGGCATTCTATTAAACCCAATTCATAAAATTAATATGTTTATTGAAAGCTATCCAAAAGGGATGGCAGGCTTTAAACGTTATATTGATTTTATTGAAACAGAGCCTGAAATTGCAGATCGTGTAAATGCGAAAGAGGTTAATCATGTAGAAGGTGAAGTTATTTTTGATAATGTTTCGTTTGGCTATACAGAGGATAAGCGAGCATTACACAATATTAATTTGACGGTTCGACCTGGTGAAACAGTTGCACTTGTCGGACCATCAGGAGCAGGGAAGTCGACAATTTGTAGTTTATTGCCACGCTTTTATGAGGTGAATGAGGGCTCAATTAAAATCGATGGTATCGATATTCGTGATATTAAGCTGCATTCCTTACGTTCACATATTGGCATTGTACAGCAGGATGTTTTCTTATTTGATGGTACCATTCGTGAAAATATTGCCTATGGAAATTTAAATGCAAGCGAGGAAGACATATGGCATGCGGCAAAGCGTGCACAGCTTGAAGAAGTTATTCGTGCACTGCCAGAAGGGATGGACACGCTTATTGGGGAGCGTGGTGTCAAGCTCTCTGGTGGTCAAAAGCAGCGCTTATCGATTGCGCGTATTTTCTTGAAAAACCCTAAAATTCTTATTTTAGATGAAGCAACATCTGCCCTAGATACAGAAACAGAAAAAGCAATTCAGGAAGCATTAAATGAGCTAGCGGTAGGGCGCACAACATTAGTTATTGCACACCGACTAGCTACGATTAAAGATGCAGACCGCATTGTCGTCGTATCGAAAAAAGGTATTGTGGAAGAAGGCACACATGAGGAGTTAATGAATAGTCAAAAAGTCTATTATGGTTTGTATACGGCACAATTTGGTTTACAGCTATAA